In Tenacibaculum pacificus, a single window of DNA contains:
- a CDS encoding TAT-variant-translocated molybdopterin oxidoreductase has product MASNKKYWQSVEELKGSSVVETLRNNEFVQDIPTDEFLGDKETLETSSTSRRDFLKYVGFTTAAASLAACEGPVRKSIPYVVQPNDIVVGVADWYATTIADGFDFANVLVKTREGRPILVMPNKLASGETNARTQASVLSLYDDQLRLKEPKKGAEQISWATADKEIVATLNELKTANEPVVLLTGTLASPSTEKVITAFTAAYPNVKHVVYDAISESATADAFEAMYGTRALPNYDFSKAEVIASIGADFIGDWQGGYEKSYTDGRKAASGKMSYHVQVESNMSLAGANADKRLVVKPSDQVYALVNLYNEVTGESIPSKATQIDAEIKKLAISLKKAGSKGVVVTGLNDKNAQLIAFAINEKLQSEIFDTKAVNLTRQGNDTQVAQLVADIKAGVVKGLVTYNTNPLYTLANAADLAEGIKNLKLSVAISTQNDATANATQYTLPAPHNLESWGDVTITKGTYSLMQPTISPLFNTRQLQDVLLKWSGSSVNYYDTLKEFWSTNVLGGASWNQALHDGFFKANVITSEDEEIFQSAVVITNTVSELLKTTSTASGFELNLFSSTALGDGKQANNPWLQELPDPITRASWDNYLTVSMADARELGFENPVKDNGAINGNYATVTVNGVSVEKVPVMIQPGQAKGSVGLALGYGRTQTLKEEMQVGLNAYPLYKNGNHIQYNVSIEKTSGWHKFACTQVQSTLAGRNDILKEATLNQVSNKNLDPKHTWNKPSMVSYDHQEVEAKSIDLWADHNREVGHHFNLSIDLTSCTGCGACVVACHAENNVPVVGKDEVRVGRDMHWLRIDRYYSSTVVDKQHDASMTIEEFRAQNPRLSNKEVERKYTEKVLELSKGDLFDALENSAENPEVAFQPMMCQHCNHAPCETVCPVAATSHGRQGQNQMAYNRCVGTRYCANNCPYRVRRFNWFNYSENSEFDFNIE; this is encoded by the coding sequence ATGGCTTCAAACAAAAAATACTGGCAAAGTGTTGAAGAACTAAAAGGTAGTTCTGTTGTTGAAACGCTACGTAATAATGAGTTTGTACAAGATATTCCTACAGATGAATTTTTAGGTGATAAAGAAACGTTAGAAACTTCATCAACCTCACGTAGAGATTTCTTGAAATATGTTGGATTTACCACAGCAGCAGCTTCTTTAGCAGCTTGTGAGGGTCCCGTAAGAAAATCAATCCCTTATGTAGTACAACCAAATGATATCGTTGTAGGTGTTGCTGATTGGTACGCAACTACAATAGCAGATGGTTTTGATTTTGCAAACGTATTAGTAAAAACACGTGAAGGTCGTCCGATTCTTGTAATGCCTAACAAATTGGCATCAGGAGAAACAAACGCACGTACACAAGCATCTGTTTTATCATTATACGATGATCAATTACGTTTAAAAGAACCTAAAAAAGGTGCTGAACAAATTTCTTGGGCAACTGCCGATAAAGAAATTGTTGCAACTTTGAATGAGTTGAAAACAGCAAATGAACCTGTAGTATTATTAACAGGTACTTTAGCAAGTCCTTCAACTGAAAAAGTAATTACAGCATTTACTGCTGCATATCCAAACGTAAAGCACGTTGTTTATGATGCTATTTCAGAAAGTGCAACTGCTGATGCTTTCGAAGCAATGTATGGTACACGCGCTTTACCTAATTACGATTTTAGTAAAGCTGAAGTAATCGCTTCTATTGGTGCTGATTTTATTGGTGACTGGCAAGGAGGTTATGAAAAATCATATACTGATGGTCGTAAAGCTGCATCTGGTAAAATGTCTTACCATGTTCAGGTAGAAAGTAATATGTCTTTAGCAGGAGCAAATGCTGATAAAAGATTAGTTGTGAAACCTTCTGATCAAGTATATGCTTTAGTTAATTTATATAACGAAGTAACAGGAGAGTCAATTCCTTCTAAAGCAACTCAAATTGATGCTGAAATTAAAAAACTAGCAATTAGTTTAAAAAAGGCAGGTTCAAAAGGAGTTGTTGTTACAGGATTAAATGATAAAAATGCTCAGTTAATTGCTTTTGCTATTAACGAGAAATTACAAAGTGAGATATTCGATACAAAAGCTGTTAATTTAACACGTCAAGGTAACGATACTCAAGTAGCTCAATTAGTTGCTGATATTAAAGCAGGAGTTGTAAAAGGTTTAGTTACTTATAACACAAACCCTTTATATACTTTAGCAAATGCTGCTGATTTAGCAGAAGGAATTAAGAACTTAAAATTATCTGTTGCAATATCGACTCAAAACGATGCAACGGCTAATGCTACACAATATACATTACCAGCACCTCACAATTTAGAGAGCTGGGGAGATGTTACAATTACTAAAGGTACGTATAGTTTAATGCAGCCAACAATTTCTCCATTATTTAATACACGTCAGTTACAAGATGTGTTATTAAAATGGTCAGGTAGTTCTGTAAACTATTACGATACTTTAAAAGAGTTTTGGAGTACTAATGTATTAGGTGGAGCATCTTGGAATCAAGCATTGCATGATGGTTTTTTCAAAGCAAATGTTATTACTTCTGAAGACGAAGAGATTTTTCAATCTGCAGTAGTTATAACAAATACAGTATCTGAGTTATTAAAAACTACAAGTACTGCTTCTGGTTTTGAATTAAACTTATTTTCATCAACTGCATTAGGTGATGGTAAACAAGCAAACAATCCTTGGTTACAAGAATTACCAGACCCTATAACACGTGCTTCTTGGGATAATTACTTAACCGTTTCAATGGCTGATGCTAGAGAATTAGGTTTTGAAAATCCTGTAAAAGATAACGGAGCTATTAATGGTAACTATGCTACTGTAACGGTAAACGGAGTTTCTGTTGAAAAAGTTCCAGTTATGATTCAGCCAGGTCAAGCAAAAGGATCTGTAGGTTTAGCATTAGGATACGGTAGAACACAAACTTTAAAAGAAGAGATGCAAGTTGGTTTAAATGCGTATCCTCTTTATAAAAATGGAAACCATATTCAATATAATGTTTCTATAGAAAAAACTTCAGGATGGCATAAGTTTGCTTGTACTCAAGTACAAAGTACTCTTGCTGGTCGTAATGATATTTTAAAAGAAGCTACTTTAAACCAAGTATCAAATAAAAATTTAGATCCAAAACATACTTGGAATAAGCCTTCAATGGTATCTTATGATCACCAAGAAGTTGAGGCAAAAAGTATCGATTTATGGGCAGACCATAATCGTGAAGTTGGGCATCACTTTAATTTATCTATCGATTTAACATCTTGTACAGGATGTGGGGCTTGTGTTGTAGCATGTCACGCTGAAAACAATGTGCCAGTTGTAGGTAAAGATGAGGTAAGAGTAGGTAGAGATATGCACTGGTTGCGTATTGATCGTTATTATTCTTCTACAGTAGTTGATAAGCAACATGATGCTTCAATGACTATTGAAGAATTTAGAGCTCAAAACCCTAGATTATCAAACAAAGAAGTTGAAAGAAAGTATACTGAAAAAGTTTTAGAATTAAGTAAAGGTGATTTATTTGACGCTTTAGAAAATTCTGCAGAAAACCCAGAGGTAGCTTTCCAACCAATGATGTGTCAGCACTGTAATCACGCTCCGTGTGAAACAGTATGTCCAGTAGCAGCAACATCACATGGTCGTCAAGGTCAAAATCAAATGGCTTATAACAGATGTGTAGGTACAAGATATTGTGCAAACAACTGTCCTTATAGAGTTCGTCGTTTTAACTGGTTTAATTATTCAGAAAATAGCGAGTTTGACTTTAACATTGAATAA
- a CDS encoding cytochrome c3 family protein, with protein sequence MKSVKHHNRLTQTLVKSLAFFLVLFVSFSAFSQDVDEARQKEGKKLFKSLCASCHKLDKKLVGPKLGGVESRRENDWLKSWIKDNAALRASGDKDAIEIFEEYKQSNMTAFPQLTDKNIDDILYYTTVGEIKKAGATEVAAAGSTEKGDAPGWLLYILAAAIIVAFLIIASLLKTISELKGAPKTPGLAGQTAELWEGIKKNTFLHVLAVIFGALIGIYVLFGTLFQVGVDEGYQPIQPIAFSHKIHAGDNKIDCQYCHSSAKHSKTSGIPSVSVCMNCHKNISEVADDTKVVMDDHTLTKSDLDKEIAKIYDAAGWDAENLEYTGNTKPVKWVRVHNLPDFAYFNHSQHVTVAGVKCQKCHGPVEEMEEVYQYSPLTMGWCIDCHKETKVDLKGNEYYAKIHKQLAAKYGVDQVSIAQLGGKECGKCHY encoded by the coding sequence ATGAAAAGTGTGAAACATCACAACAGATTAACCCAGACACTCGTAAAGAGTTTAGCTTTCTTTTTAGTTTTATTCGTGAGTTTTTCAGCGTTTTCACAAGATGTTGATGAAGCCCGTCAAAAAGAAGGGAAAAAATTATTTAAGTCTTTATGTGCTTCTTGTCACAAGTTAGATAAAAAACTTGTTGGTCCTAAACTAGGAGGAGTAGAAAGCAGAAGAGAAAACGATTGGTTAAAGTCTTGGATTAAAGACAACGCAGCGTTAAGAGCTTCTGGAGATAAAGATGCAATTGAAATTTTTGAAGAATATAAGCAATCTAATATGACTGCTTTTCCTCAGTTAACAGATAAAAATATTGATGATATTCTTTATTACACAACTGTTGGTGAGATTAAGAAGGCAGGTGCAACTGAAGTTGCTGCAGCTGGTTCAACTGAAAAAGGAGATGCTCCAGGATGGTTGTTGTATATTTTAGCAGCAGCGATTATTGTTGCTTTTTTAATTATTGCTAGTTTATTAAAAACAATTAGTGAGTTAAAAGGAGCACCTAAAACACCAGGTTTAGCAGGTCAAACAGCTGAGTTATGGGAAGGTATTAAAAAGAATACATTTTTACATGTGTTAGCTGTGATTTTTGGAGCTTTAATTGGGATTTATGTTTTATTCGGAACATTATTTCAAGTAGGTGTTGATGAAGGTTATCAGCCAATTCAACCAATTGCTTTTTCGCATAAAATTCACGCAGGTGATAATAAGATAGATTGTCAATATTGTCACTCTTCAGCAAAACATAGTAAAACTTCAGGTATTCCTTCAGTAAGTGTTTGTATGAACTGTCATAAGAATATTTCAGAAGTAGCAGATGATACTAAAGTGGTTATGGATGATCATACTTTAACTAAATCTGATTTAGATAAAGAAATAGCTAAGATATATGATGCTGCCGGATGGGATGCTGAAAATTTAGAATATACTGGTAACACTAAGCCTGTTAAATGGGTTAGAGTTCATAATTTACCAGATTTTGCATACTTTAATCACTCACAGCACGTAACTGTTGCAGGTGTAAAATGTCAAAAATGTCACGGACCAGTTGAAGAAATGGAAGAGGTATATCAGTACTCTCCATTAACAATGGGTTGGTGTATCGATTGTCATAAAGAGACTAAAGTAGACTTGAAAGGAAATGAATACTATGCTAAAATTCATAAGCAATTAGCAGCAAAGTATGGAGTTGATCAAGTTTCAATAGCACAGTTAGGTGGAAAAGAGTGTGGTAAGTGCCACTATTAA
- a CDS encoding SPOR domain-containing protein — translation MKKRGIILTLTLSLTIGVFSTKAQEKHNKNKDIASLIVKKREYNKRNGTGYRIQLYNGLETKAKSLRNRFQIEYPGVYTKITYDQPDWKAQVGDYRTKLQADKALNKIREKFNGSIVIPL, via the coding sequence ATGAAAAAAAGAGGTATTATACTAACTTTAACGTTATCTCTTACAATAGGTGTATTTAGTACAAAAGCACAAGAGAAACACAATAAAAATAAAGACATAGCTTCTCTTATTGTTAAGAAAAGAGAATATAATAAACGAAATGGAACTGGTTACAGAATCCAATTATATAATGGTTTAGAAACGAAAGCTAAGAGTTTACGAAACAGATTTCAGATTGAATATCCGGGTGTTTATACAAAAATCACCTACGATCAACCTGATTGGAAAGCACAAGTTGGTGACTACAGGACAAAATTACAAGCAGATAAAGCTTTAAATAAAATAAGAGAAAAATTTAATGGTTCTATTGTTATTCCACTATAA
- a CDS encoding CNNM domain-containing protein, whose protein sequence is MTLLIIYATVSIFFSFICSILEAVLLSVTATFINVKKNEGEAFATGLEILKKDVDKPLIAILTLNTLAHTVGAILVGTEAKKIFNDDGYGVFIVSAVMTILILVASEIIPKTIGATYWKQLAGFTTKALKVMIFPLKWTGVLWILQLTTKLIGGKGGHGESVLSREDFSAMTDIAEQEGVFHEDESNVIRNMLNFKDVQAKDIMTPRTVLISADENQTIQSFFDKNNLLNFSRIPVFSDNSDTITGYVLKNKLLLALVEKKGNEPLKSIKRTILIAERTLSIPDLFKKLVAQREHLALIVDEYGSVSGLVTQEDVIETLLGFEIMDESDNVADLQKLARMNWKKRAKNIDIIDNSEES, encoded by the coding sequence ATGACACTATTAATTATTTACGCTACAGTTTCTATCTTTTTTTCTTTTATATGTTCTATTTTAGAGGCAGTTTTACTAAGTGTAACCGCTACTTTTATCAATGTGAAAAAGAACGAAGGCGAAGCTTTTGCAACAGGATTAGAAATCTTAAAAAAAGATGTTGATAAACCTTTAATTGCTATTCTTACATTAAATACCCTTGCTCATACTGTTGGTGCAATTTTAGTAGGTACTGAAGCTAAAAAGATATTTAATGATGATGGTTATGGTGTTTTTATCGTTTCTGCAGTTATGACTATTTTAATTTTAGTGGCATCAGAAATTATTCCAAAAACAATTGGAGCTACCTATTGGAAACAATTAGCTGGTTTTACAACAAAGGCATTAAAAGTAATGATTTTTCCATTAAAATGGACAGGTGTTTTATGGATCTTACAATTGACTACTAAGTTAATTGGAGGAAAAGGAGGACATGGGGAAAGTGTTTTAAGTAGGGAAGATTTTTCGGCGATGACAGATATTGCAGAACAAGAAGGTGTTTTTCATGAAGATGAAAGTAATGTTATCCGAAATATGTTGAATTTTAAAGATGTTCAAGCAAAAGATATTATGACGCCTCGTACAGTTCTTATATCAGCTGATGAAAATCAAACAATTCAATCCTTTTTTGATAAAAATAACTTACTAAACTTTTCAAGAATTCCTGTTTTTTCTGATAATTCGGATACTATAACTGGTTATGTTTTAAAAAATAAATTATTACTTGCTTTGGTTGAGAAAAAAGGAAACGAACCTTTAAAATCAATCAAAAGAACTATTCTAATTGCAGAAAGAACGTTATCAATTCCTGATTTATTTAAAAAATTAGTAGCACAACGCGAGCATTTAGCGTTAATTGTTGATGAATATGGTTCTGTAAGTGGTTTAGTAACTCAAGAAGATGTAATTGAAACCCTTTTAGGTTTTGAAATTATGGATGAGAGCGATAATGTTGCCGATTTACAAAAACTAGCAAGAATGAATTGGAAAAAACGAGCTAAAAATATCGATATTATAGATAATTCTGAGGAGTCATAA
- a CDS encoding DUF3078 domain-containing protein encodes MKKIILTLAFVCSIVSLQAQTAEELKKDLATKKGEISKLQGEANALQSKIDAFPGWKYGAFGTIGANFSAFDNWYSNTVPNSSAGNVGITVNGFANLDREKYFWRNSGNINLGWVKLDDKNNPNDDTEFNGTTDVFTVTSLFGYKLTKTLAASTLVEYRTSLIKNFNDAGYLDFGLGLTWIPIPELVVVAHPLNYNYVFSKSGSNFDSSLGAKIVAEYNKKIGNFKFRSNLSTFQSYKSADLSNATWINSIGFNIWKGIGVGVESGLRANKQEAFNSALTNYPSLEATPGKVQSYWLAGLSYGF; translated from the coding sequence ATGAAAAAAATAATTTTAACATTAGCATTTGTTTGTTCTATTGTTTCTTTACAAGCACAAACAGCAGAAGAACTAAAAAAAGATCTTGCAACTAAAAAAGGTGAAATAAGTAAATTACAAGGTGAAGCTAATGCTTTACAATCTAAAATTGATGCTTTTCCAGGATGGAAATATGGTGCATTTGGTACAATTGGAGCTAATTTCTCAGCTTTCGACAACTGGTATTCTAATACTGTTCCTAATTCATCTGCTGGAAATGTAGGTATTACTGTAAACGGTTTTGCTAATTTAGATAGAGAAAAATATTTTTGGAGAAATTCAGGAAATATTAATTTAGGTTGGGTTAAATTAGATGATAAAAATAACCCTAATGACGATACTGAATTTAACGGAACTACTGATGTTTTTACAGTAACTTCTTTATTTGGTTATAAATTAACTAAAACATTAGCTGCTTCAACTTTAGTTGAATACAGAACTTCTTTAATTAAGAATTTTAATGACGCAGGTTATTTAGATTTTGGACTTGGACTTACTTGGATTCCTATTCCAGAATTAGTAGTAGTTGCACACCCATTAAACTACAATTATGTATTTAGTAAATCAGGATCAAACTTTGATTCTTCTTTAGGTGCTAAAATTGTTGCTGAATACAACAAGAAAATAGGTAACTTTAAATTCAGATCTAATTTATCTACTTTCCAAAGCTATAAATCAGCAGATTTATCTAACGCAACTTGGATAAATTCTATCGGATTTAATATCTGGAAAGGTATTGGAGTAGGAGTTGAATCTGGTTTAAGAGCTAATAAACAAGAAGCTTTTAATTCTGCTTTAACAAATTATCCTTCTTTAGAAGCAACACCAGGAAAAGTACAATCGTACTGGTTAGCTGGTTTAAGTTATGGTTTCTAA
- a CDS encoding DUF2480 family protein: MAEEIINRVAGSKLITIDLEDFYPQGNRIVFDIKDWLYEELILREKDFREQVKNHNWSQYKDTFVALSCSVDAVIPSWAYLLLTTKLTEFAQKIVVGDLELLETVIFNDIITNLDTTLYQDKRLIIKGCSDKPIPQSAYTLLVSKIQPICKSIMFGEACSTVPLFKK, encoded by the coding sequence ATGGCAGAAGAAATAATAAATAGAGTTGCAGGCAGTAAATTAATAACAATTGATCTTGAAGATTTTTATCCTCAAGGAAATCGTATTGTTTTTGATATTAAAGATTGGTTGTATGAAGAATTAATTCTTCGTGAGAAAGATTTTAGAGAACAAGTGAAAAATCATAATTGGTCGCAATATAAAGACACATTTGTTGCTTTAAGTTGTTCTGTTGATGCGGTAATTCCTTCTTGGGCATATCTTTTATTAACAACTAAGTTAACCGAATTTGCTCAAAAAATAGTAGTTGGTGATTTAGAATTACTAGAAACTGTAATTTTTAATGATATTATCACAAATTTAGATACAACTTTATATCAAGACAAAAGATTAATAATAAAAGGTTGTTCTGATAAACCAATTCCACAAAGTGCTTATACACTGTTAGTAAGCAAAATTCAGCCAATTTGTAAAAGCATTATGTTTGGTGAAGCTTGTTCTACAGTGCCTTTATTTAAAAAATAA
- a CDS encoding DUF59 domain-containing protein — protein MTDKELDDLGDKIVGVLKTIYDPEIPVDIYELGLIYDVFVSEEKDAKILMTLTSPNCPVAESLPVDIENKVKSLEEINNCEVEITFDPTWTNEMMSEEAKLELGML, from the coding sequence ATGACAGATAAAGAATTAGACGATTTAGGAGATAAAATAGTAGGTGTTTTAAAAACAATTTATGATCCTGAAATTCCAGTAGATATATATGAGTTAGGATTAATTTATGATGTATTCGTTTCTGAAGAAAAGGATGCTAAAATTTTAATGACTTTAACATCGCCAAATTGCCCAGTAGCGGAAAGTTTGCCTGTTGATATTGAAAACAAGGTGAAATCATTAGAAGAAATTAATAACTGTGAGGTTGAAATTACTTTTGATCCTACTTGGACAAATGAAATGATGAGTGAAGAGGCGAAGTTAGAACTTGGAATGCTATAA
- a CDS encoding SufE family protein, with amino-acid sequence MTIKEIQEEIIDEFSMFDDWMERYEYIIDLGKSLPMIKDTFKLDENLIKGCQSKVWLYSELDNNTILFTADSDAILTKGIVALLLRVYSNQTPAAILEAKTDFIDEIGLKEHLSPTRANGLVSMIKQIKMYAIAQQSKLTT; translated from the coding sequence ATGACTATCAAAGAAATACAAGAAGAAATTATTGACGAGTTTTCTATGTTTGATGACTGGATGGAGCGTTACGAGTATATAATTGACTTAGGAAAATCATTACCTATGATAAAGGATACCTTTAAGTTAGATGAAAATTTAATTAAAGGATGCCAATCAAAAGTTTGGTTATATTCTGAGTTAGATAACAACACAATTCTATTTACTGCCGATAGCGATGCTATTTTAACTAAAGGAATTGTAGCGTTATTATTAAGAGTATATTCTAATCAAACGCCCGCAGCAATTTTAGAAGCTAAAACTGATTTTATCGATGAAATTGGTTTAAAAGAACATTTAAGCCCAACGCGTGCTAATGGTTTAGTTTCTATGATTAAGCAAATTAAAATGTATGCGATTGCGCAACAATCTAAATTAACAACATAA